One stretch of Halapricum desulfuricans DNA includes these proteins:
- a CDS encoding histidine kinase N-terminal 7TM domain-containing protein produces the protein MLSSLYLPLVLLAAVAGSGLALFAWLHRETPGAAPLALFLLAASLWSLTDAVGVASGTPRFWASLKLSIATVVPLAWLALVFEYTGRERWLSGPRLFALVVEPVVVSALVWTNPAHVIWRASSRVVLVDGYYVFDGTPGLALWGHQVYAYGLIAIGAALLVGMLWRSDDVFRDQSTALLAAIAVPMIVNALYLFGYTPEAVDPTGTAFVLSGAVLAGAILYEHLLDVAPATRELGREKLIGELEDPVVIVDAERRVVDLNPAAESLLGVSADDAIGAELTVFEPALVGIDDGDEITLEREGRRCYYDVRVSQLDRARGTITGRIISLRDVTERTRREQRLDVMNRLYRHNLRNEMNVVRGNAELLDARLETPAHREHAETIVDTADEVIARSEKISALSRSVEDQSTRPIDLTSILTALVESFREEFPEATIALETPETCRVVGDPSIEIAIQEVLENALEHADRPDPTVTAELATDGDDARLEVSDDGPGIPEQDLRALEAGAETPMEHASGVGLWLVTWAIERVGGAVAFDTGETGTTVTVTLRTVDPSA, from the coding sequence ATGCTCTCGTCGCTGTACCTGCCGCTGGTGTTGCTCGCCGCCGTCGCTGGATCCGGGCTCGCGTTGTTCGCCTGGCTGCACCGCGAGACGCCGGGTGCGGCACCGCTCGCGCTCTTTCTGCTCGCGGCGAGTCTCTGGTCGCTGACCGACGCCGTCGGCGTCGCCTCGGGGACGCCGCGCTTCTGGGCGTCGCTGAAGCTCTCGATCGCGACGGTGGTCCCGCTCGCGTGGCTCGCGCTCGTCTTCGAGTACACCGGTCGCGAGCGCTGGCTCTCCGGACCCCGGCTGTTCGCCCTCGTCGTCGAACCGGTCGTCGTCTCGGCGCTCGTCTGGACGAATCCCGCCCACGTCATCTGGCGGGCGTCGAGTCGGGTCGTCCTCGTCGACGGCTACTACGTCTTCGACGGGACGCCGGGGCTGGCCCTGTGGGGCCATCAGGTGTACGCCTACGGGCTGATCGCGATCGGCGCGGCATTGCTGGTCGGTATGCTGTGGCGGAGCGACGACGTCTTCCGGGACCAGAGCACAGCGTTGCTGGCGGCGATCGCTGTCCCGATGATCGTCAACGCGCTGTATCTCTTCGGATACACGCCGGAAGCGGTCGATCCGACAGGGACCGCGTTCGTCCTCTCCGGGGCGGTCCTCGCGGGGGCAATCCTCTATGAACACCTGCTCGACGTCGCCCCTGCGACCCGGGAACTGGGACGGGAAAAGCTGATCGGCGAGCTCGAGGACCCGGTCGTCATCGTCGACGCCGAACGGCGAGTCGTCGACCTCAATCCGGCCGCGGAGTCGCTGCTCGGGGTCTCGGCGGACGACGCTATCGGCGCGGAACTGACGGTATTCGAGCCGGCACTCGTCGGGATCGACGACGGCGACGAGATCACGCTGGAGCGGGAGGGGCGACGCTGTTATTACGACGTGCGCGTCTCGCAGCTTGATCGCGCCCGCGGGACGATAACCGGCCGGATCATCAGCCTCCGGGACGTGACCGAGCGGACCCGCCGCGAGCAGCGCCTCGACGTGATGAACCGACTCTACCGGCACAACCTCCGAAACGAGATGAACGTCGTGCGCGGCAACGCCGAGCTGCTCGACGCGCGCCTTGAGACGCCGGCTCACCGCGAACACGCGGAAACGATCGTCGACACGGCCGACGAGGTGATCGCGCGAAGCGAGAAGATCAGTGCCCTCTCCCGGTCGGTCGAGGACCAGTCGACGCGGCCGATCGATCTCACCTCGATCCTGACTGCGCTCGTCGAGTCGTTCCGGGAGGAGTTCCCCGAAGCGACGATCGCGCTTGAGACACCCGAGACGTGTCGAGTGGTCGGCGACCCGTCCATCGAGATCGCGATACAGGAAGTGCTGGAAAACGCGCTCGAACACGCAGACCGTCCGGACCCGACAGTGACGGCCGAACTCGCGACCGACGGAGACGACGCCCGACTCGAGGTCAGCGACGACGGGCCGGGGATCCCCGAACAGGACCTCAGGGCGCTGGAAGCGGGCGCTGAGACGCCGATGGAACACGCGAGCGGCGTCGGCCTGTGGCTGGTCACCTGGGCGATCGAACGCGTCGGCGGGGCGGTCGCGTTCGACACTGGCGAGACGGGGACGACGGTGACGGTGACACTCCGGACGGTCGATCCGTCGGCGTGA
- a CDS encoding DUF7523 family protein, producing MSLAADTREAVRTHPFVYEGLRAGILNYSAAARFLDVGETDAVAAALRRYAEELPERDTDECELRVTMHSGVGPAEASDEPLLVVGETALAANGGDATAVVATGDVGPDFLRTVLGRCAAAEISVEAAAVGPDALVVVVGRRDGPDTVRLIEQSGAQ from the coding sequence ATGTCACTTGCTGCGGACACCCGAGAGGCGGTTCGAACACACCCGTTCGTCTACGAGGGACTGCGTGCGGGGATTCTCAACTACTCCGCCGCGGCCCGGTTCCTGGACGTCGGCGAGACCGACGCTGTCGCGGCGGCACTGCGGCGCTACGCCGAGGAGCTGCCCGAACGCGATACCGACGAGTGCGAACTCCGAGTGACGATGCACAGCGGCGTCGGTCCCGCCGAGGCCAGCGACGAGCCGCTGCTCGTGGTGGGCGAGACGGCACTGGCGGCCAACGGCGGCGACGCGACGGCCGTCGTTGCGACCGGCGACGTCGGTCCCGACTTCCTCCGGACGGTGCTGGGCCGGTGTGCGGCCGCCGAGATCTCGGTCGAAGCTGCGGCGGTGGGGCCTGACGCGCTCGTGGTCGTCGTCGGCCGCCGGGACGGGCCGGACACGGTGCGGCTGATCGAGCAAAGCGGAGCGCAATAG
- the cysS gene encoding cysteine--tRNA ligase, protein MTLRVSNTLTGEREEFEPEDPDAVRLYYCGLTVSDPPHLGHARGWVHVDVMDRWLSWLGYTVHHVENFTDINEKIVARVGEDGDSEAAVADHYIGEVIRAMRDLNLRRAEVYPRVSEHVPEIVDLVETLIEKGYAYESNGSVYFDVTAFEEYGKLSNQDVDELQAQGDEAEQAEKRNPADFALWKADGVDPEEIADHQHPEAAPAEQACETAETWDSPWGEGRPGWHIECSVMSMTHLEETLDIHVGGQDLVFPHHENEIAQSEAATGQTFANYWLHVGLLETSDEKMSSSLGNFATVEEAIEAYGTDVVRTFLLSTAYHSRATYSEETISEAQDRFERLERGYERAVEACDSVDARTKVDAEELRGAVETAREEFEAAMNDDFNTRAAMAALLDLVGAVNAHVDDREEYDYRALRRAIETLEEFAGGVFGLSLGGVDGGDVELAEDVIDLVLDIRERERAAGNYERADELRDELEALGVEVQDTDDGPVARIE, encoded by the coding sequence ATGACGCTGCGCGTGAGTAACACGCTGACCGGCGAGCGCGAGGAGTTCGAACCCGAGGATCCCGACGCCGTCCGGTTGTACTACTGCGGGCTGACGGTCTCGGACCCGCCGCATCTGGGTCACGCCCGCGGGTGGGTCCACGTCGACGTAATGGACCGGTGGCTCTCCTGGCTTGGCTATACCGTCCACCACGTCGAGAACTTCACCGATATCAACGAGAAGATCGTCGCCCGCGTCGGCGAGGACGGCGACAGCGAGGCCGCGGTCGCCGACCACTACATCGGAGAAGTCATCCGGGCGATGCGAGACCTCAACCTCCGGCGAGCGGAAGTCTATCCCCGCGTCTCCGAGCACGTCCCCGAGATCGTCGATCTGGTCGAGACGCTGATCGAGAAGGGTTACGCTTACGAGTCGAACGGCTCGGTCTACTTCGACGTGACCGCGTTCGAGGAGTACGGCAAGCTCTCGAATCAGGACGTCGACGAACTGCAAGCGCAGGGCGACGAGGCCGAACAGGCCGAGAAGCGCAACCCCGCGGACTTCGCACTCTGGAAGGCCGACGGCGTCGATCCCGAGGAGATAGCCGACCACCAGCACCCCGAGGCCGCGCCCGCCGAACAGGCCTGCGAGACCGCCGAGACCTGGGACTCCCCGTGGGGGGAGGGACGGCCCGGCTGGCACATCGAATGCTCGGTGATGAGCATGACCCATCTCGAGGAGACGCTTGACATCCACGTCGGCGGGCAGGACCTGGTCTTTCCCCACCACGAGAACGAGATCGCCCAGAGCGAGGCCGCCACGGGCCAGACCTTCGCCAACTACTGGCTGCACGTCGGGTTGCTCGAGACCAGCGACGAGAAGATGTCTTCCTCGCTGGGCAACTTCGCGACCGTCGAGGAGGCCATCGAGGCGTACGGGACCGACGTGGTCCGGACCTTCCTGCTGTCGACGGCCTATCACAGCCGCGCGACCTACAGCGAGGAGACGATCTCGGAGGCACAGGACCGCTTCGAGCGCCTCGAGCGCGGCTACGAGCGGGCCGTCGAGGCCTGCGACAGCGTCGACGCCCGGACGAAAGTCGACGCCGAGGAGTTGCGCGGGGCGGTCGAGACGGCCCGCGAGGAGTTCGAGGCCGCGATGAACGACGACTTCAACACCCGCGCGGCGATGGCCGCACTATTAGATCTCGTCGGCGCGGTCAACGCCCACGTCGACGACCGCGAGGAATACGACTACCGCGCGCTCAGGCGGGCGATCGAAACGCTCGAGGAGTTCGCCGGCGGCGTCTTCGGCCTGTCGCTCGGCGGGGTCGACGGCGGCGACGTCGAACTCGCCGAGGACGTGATCGACCTCGTGCTGGACATTCGCGAACGGGAGCGAGCGGCCGGCAACTACGAGCGGGCTGACGAGTTGCGGGACGAACTGGAAGCGCTGGGCGTCGAAGTCCAGGACACCGACGACGGGCCGGTCGCCCGGATCGAATAG
- the corA gene encoding magnesium/cobalt transporter CorA: MIESLVYRSGTVESYDDLGAARAAAGTTWVHATEVTDGERERIREAFELHPLAIEDVADDVRAKVEEFPGFTFVLLKTARLTRGETTFEEEIDTAPVGVFLGRDWIVSMTPGTAPEIGRVRTAVESGDERLLERGADFTAYRIVDALVDRYFDVLDGIETKIESIEDEVVTSTRLDVLDEINAVRRELLSFRKLLWPAREAVGTLASGDPRLVEEATEKYFRSVHDHLVQLVDLTETYRDLVSGARDIYLNTLSQSTNEVMKILTVVATVFIPLTFVAGIYGMNFEHMPELGWQWGYPVVLALMAAIAAGMMAFFRHRDYL, from the coding sequence ATGATCGAATCGCTCGTCTATCGCAGCGGCACCGTCGAGTCCTACGACGACCTCGGGGCGGCCAGGGCCGCGGCGGGGACGACCTGGGTCCACGCGACGGAGGTGACTGACGGAGAGCGCGAGCGGATCCGCGAAGCGTTCGAATTGCACCCGCTGGCGATCGAAGACGTGGCCGACGACGTCCGCGCGAAAGTCGAGGAGTTCCCCGGTTTCACGTTCGTCCTGCTGAAGACCGCCCGCCTCACTCGCGGAGAGACGACCTTCGAAGAGGAGATCGATACCGCCCCGGTCGGCGTGTTTCTCGGTCGCGACTGGATCGTCTCGATGACCCCTGGCACGGCCCCGGAGATCGGACGCGTCCGCACTGCGGTCGAATCGGGCGACGAGCGACTGCTCGAGCGCGGCGCGGATTTTACAGCCTACCGGATCGTCGACGCGCTCGTCGATCGGTACTTCGACGTGCTTGACGGTATCGAGACGAAAATCGAATCGATCGAAGACGAGGTCGTCACGTCGACCCGACTGGACGTGCTCGACGAGATCAACGCCGTCCGCCGGGAACTGCTCTCCTTTCGAAAGCTACTCTGGCCCGCCCGCGAGGCCGTGGGGACGCTCGCCAGCGGCGATCCGAGACTGGTCGAGGAAGCTACCGAGAAGTACTTCCGCAGCGTCCACGACCACCTTGTGCAACTGGTCGATCTGACTGAGACCTATCGCGACCTGGTCAGCGGTGCGCGAGACATCTATCTCAACACTCTCTCCCAGTCGACCAACGAAGTGATGAAGATCCTGACCGTCGTCGCGACTGTTTTCATTCCACTCACCTTTGTCGCCGGGATCTACGGCATGAACTTCGAGCACATGCCCGAGCTGGGCTGGCAGTGGGGGTATCCCGTCGTGCTGGCGCTGATGGCCGCGATTGCCGCCGGGATGATGGCCTTCTTTCGCCACCGCGACTACCTCTGA
- the argF gene encoding ornithine carbamoyltransferase: MTRHLLDIDDLTPDELETVLDRAAELKAAHEAGADTEPFDNQTLGMIFEKPSTRTRVSFETGMTQLGGHAIFLGPDDIHLGHGEPVKDTARALSRYVDVIMARLFDHEDAEELAEYATVPFVNGLTDEAHPCQTLADLLTIREQFGGFEEVRVAWVGDGNNVAQSFVLGAAMVGLDLTVATPEGYGIDDDVLERADELGTAPETTHDPEVAVADADLVYTDVFVSMGEEDEREAKLQAFDGFQVTSDLVADRKLMHCLPAHRGEEVTDEVIESDNAIVWDQAENRLHAQKGLLVWLSEPS; this comes from the coding sequence ATGACACGCCACCTGCTCGACATCGACGACCTCACGCCCGACGAACTGGAGACTGTCCTCGACCGCGCGGCCGAGCTGAAGGCCGCTCACGAGGCCGGGGCTGACACCGAACCGTTCGACAACCAGACGCTGGGGATGATCTTCGAGAAGCCGAGCACCCGGACGCGGGTCTCCTTCGAGACGGGGATGACCCAGCTGGGCGGTCACGCGATCTTCCTCGGTCCGGACGACATCCACCTCGGCCACGGCGAGCCGGTCAAAGACACCGCGCGAGCGCTCTCGCGGTACGTCGACGTCATCATGGCGCGGCTGTTCGACCACGAGGACGCCGAGGAACTCGCCGAGTACGCGACCGTCCCGTTCGTCAACGGACTGACCGACGAGGCTCACCCCTGTCAGACGCTGGCGGACCTGCTGACGATCCGCGAGCAGTTCGGCGGGTTCGAGGAGGTCCGGGTCGCGTGGGTCGGCGACGGCAACAACGTCGCCCAGTCGTTCGTCCTCGGCGCTGCGATGGTCGGGCTCGATCTCACCGTCGCGACGCCCGAGGGCTACGGTATCGACGACGACGTGCTCGAACGGGCCGACGAACTCGGCACCGCGCCGGAGACGACGCACGACCCTGAGGTCGCCGTCGCTGACGCGGACCTCGTCTACACGGACGTGTTCGTCAGCATGGGCGAGGAGGACGAACGCGAGGCGAAACTACAGGCGTTCGATGGCTTCCAGGTGACGAGCGACCTCGTCGCCGACCGGAAGCTGATGCACTGTCTGCCGGCCCACCGCGGCGAAGAGGTGACCGACGAGGTCATCGAGAGCGACAACGCAATCGTCTGGGACCAAGCGGAGAATCGACTGCATGCCCAGAAAGGATTGCTGGTGTGGTTGTCCGAGCCGTCTTGA
- a CDS encoding [LysW]-lysine hydrolase, whose translation MSTTAPTATVSTTEARELLIDLVETPSVTPDEEAAAGVLADFLERHDREVWIDEIGNVRAPADDGVLLTSHIDTVPGDIPVRVEEMPRSEARYGGDLVGEDPDEEVEVLWGRGSVDAKGPLAAMAAVAVETGASFAGVVGEEVDSRGGQHLVENRDSVPETVINGEPSGWEGIALGYRGLLGGNYVATSESGHTSRPDDNAIQDAVNWWRRVEEEFGHDEWVPVFERVTPKPTSIDGGISEDGLSVETTMRLQLRVPPEYTTEEIREIADGHLENGTVHWDDQVEPVMVSPRTEPARAFRAAIRRQNGDPRLLRKTGTSDMNVYADAWDCPMVTYGPGDSDLDHAPNEHLPLEEYDRSIDVLADVTETLIEP comes from the coding sequence ATGAGCACGACCGCCCCCACCGCGACAGTCTCGACGACCGAGGCCCGCGAGTTGCTGATCGATCTCGTCGAGACGCCGTCGGTCACGCCCGACGAGGAGGCGGCGGCCGGAGTGCTCGCCGACTTCCTCGAGCGCCACGACCGGGAGGTCTGGATCGACGAGATCGGCAACGTCCGCGCGCCCGCCGACGACGGGGTGCTTCTGACCAGTCACATCGACACCGTGCCGGGCGACATCCCCGTGCGGGTCGAGGAGATGCCCCGCTCGGAAGCGCGGTACGGCGGCGATCTCGTCGGTGAGGATCCCGACGAGGAGGTCGAGGTCCTCTGGGGCCGGGGCAGCGTCGACGCGAAGGGGCCGCTCGCGGCGATGGCCGCCGTCGCCGTCGAGACCGGCGCGTCGTTCGCCGGCGTCGTCGGCGAGGAGGTCGACTCCCGGGGCGGCCAGCACCTGGTCGAGAATCGGGACAGCGTGCCCGAGACGGTGATCAACGGCGAGCCCTCCGGCTGGGAGGGGATCGCGCTGGGCTATCGCGGTCTGCTGGGCGGCAACTACGTCGCCACCAGCGAATCCGGACACACCTCGCGGCCGGACGACAACGCGATCCAGGACGCCGTCAACTGGTGGCGTCGCGTCGAAGAGGAGTTCGGCCACGACGAGTGGGTCCCGGTGTTCGAACGCGTGACGCCTAAGCCGACCAGCATCGACGGCGGAATCTCCGAGGACGGTCTGTCGGTCGAGACGACGATGCGCCTGCAGCTGCGCGTCCCGCCGGAGTACACGACCGAGGAGATCCGCGAGATCGCCGACGGCCACCTCGAAAACGGGACCGTCCACTGGGACGACCAGGTCGAACCGGTGATGGTGAGCCCCCGGACCGAACCCGCCCGGGCGTTCCGGGCCGCGATCCGCCGACAGAACGGCGATCCGCGCCTGCTTCGCAAGACTGGGACCAGCGACATGAACGTCTACGCCGACGCCTGGGACTGCCCGATGGTCACCTACGGGCCCGGCGATTCGGACCTGGACCACGCGCCGAACGAACACCTCCCTCTCGAGGAGTACGACCGCTCGATCGACGTCCTCGCGGACGTGACCGAGACCCTGATCGAACCATGA